Genomic DNA from Hyperolius riggenbachi isolate aHypRig1 chromosome 10, aHypRig1.pri, whole genome shotgun sequence:
TGCTGAGACTTTGTTGACGGTCCTGCAAGTGATGGAGATTAGCTGCAGAGACCAGAAAaccttgtgaaaatgttcaaataTGCTACATGGATCTGTCCTGAACTGTTTCTTTTGTTGTATTTGAGTTGCCTACATCTGCTCCCTGGATTAGCGCTTCCCAGAGCCCCGGATTACCTACAACGTGGCtggcagagactgctggaggaaggggaaagCTGCTCAGACTGTAAGCCAGAAGAGTGTCCTCCACCGCGAGGATGTCTTGCTGGGGTGGTGCGGGACACCTGCGATTGTTGTATGGAATGCGCCAACTTGGAAGGGCAAATATGTGATTTGGATAACACAAACCACTTCTATGGGAAATGTGGAGATAACTTAGAATGCCAGCTGGACATGGGAGATCTGAGGCACGGAGAGGTGCCGGAACCTCAGTGTGTCTGTTTATCCAACACAGCTGTGTGTGGATCTGATGGCAAGACCTATCCTCAGCTGTGCAAATTCAATGAGATGGCCAATGCACAGCCACAGAAAAAGCTGACCGTTGCCCACGAGGGGCCTTGTGAATCAGGTATAGTAAACAGTATCATGACTTGTTTACCTGGGATAGAAAACATCTAACTCAATGGCCTGGATTACTCTTCTCAGTTTGCTCAGAAATACTGATGGTGAAGCCATGAGCAGATGGTAATCGATCAGTGTTGCTTTCATGTTTGATTTCCTCAAAGAACACATTACATCTCATACTGAAGGACAAAGCCTGTTTATTCTGCTTCGAAAAATTCAAGACAACCATAATGCAAAAGCAATTCAAGCCTTGGTTTGATGAGGGAaaattgcacagacaaaaagctgcCCCCAATTAATTATGCACTACACAAACTTTATGGCAGATCAGTAAGTGTATTTGTAAACTGCATTTGATGGATGATTGCACTGACAAATGCAAGTACAGTTATTCATCTGTCACTGTCCTGCTACTTATTGAGCATTCACAAGGGGTgtagctacaaatcatggggccctccagcaaaatgtttatttgcatgggggacaaggggttaaagaggctctgtaggggggaccccacgtcatttttaaatgttaaaaaaacattgtttcccgctatctttttaacatatcctgcacatttggtgttgctaggaattaaggggcctttgctattaactgctaaagtcggcgggaattgtttcactaagaactgtcatttactgcatttaaatgtaactttttttcctttgaaactttaaaatcgattttctcataaagtataaggtcttttcgaAAAATGTTTCCccattgttcccactgttcttcttaacataacctgcaaatttgatgtttctagctttcaaggtggctttgctattaaacattaaagtcgtCGAGCAGACATATtttcaaacggcagcaaagcagggcttaaaacgaaaaataacgttcaggcaggacaaaaaaagcaggatttaaaacgataaataatgTTCACAAGGTCTCCGCTATTTAAAcctttaaaactataaatatagttttaaacaaatatcgggcGGAAGCGTGCGCCATTATTtaacggcgccatttttcactgaaaaaggggcagtgctgtgagctgcaggatgcctgcagacattTGAGtgactcaacttgtgcctgttcccagacactacaccggcc
This window encodes:
- the KAZALD1 gene encoding kazal-type serine protease inhibitor domain-containing protein 1; the protein is MFKYATWICPELFLLLYLSCLHLLPGLALPRAPDYLQRGWQRLLEEGESCSDCKPEECPPPRGCLAGVVRDTCDCCMECANLEGQICDLDNTNHFYGKCGDNLECQLDMGDLRHGEVPEPQCVCLSNTAVCGSDGKTYPQLCKFNEMANAQPQKKLTVAHEGPCESAPQILTPPYDIWNITGKDAIFGCEVFAYPMASIEWRKEGSEMLLPGDDPHISVQFRGGPQKYEVTGWLQIQSVRVTDEGMYRCFAKNKIGEVRADATLTVLTPEQLNRTGHSLPKYRSPLQDDDADSEDSDYY